The nucleotide sequence AACGGCGACGCGGTGCCGGCGTGCGGGCCCTCGTCGATCTCGTCGGGTTCGGCGCCGAGGAAGACCGGGGACAGCGACATCCGGCCCTCGACGACCAGGCAGTTGACCGCGGCGTGGTGGCCGAACAGCTGCCACCCCCACGGCGCACGCAGGTCCGGGTCGCCGTAGAGGGCGATGTTGTAGCTCCACTCGCCCAGCACCGTCGGCAGGTCGACGACCTCGCCCAGGAAGCCGTTGATCAGCATCATGGCGTGGACGAGGTCGGCGCCCTCCGGTGACAGCGAGGCCCGCACCAGGGCCAGTGCCTTCGCCCGCACCTGGGCCGGCTGGAACTCCAGCCGCAGGCCGGTGTCGAACTGCATGAACTCCGGGTTCGCCCAGGTCTGCCACTCGACGGCGTCGACCGGGGAGCTGATCCGCGCCCGCCCGTCGTCGTCCAGCGCGGCCAGGAGGTCGGCGGCGGCGGCGACCATCGCGGCGACCGGCGCCTCCTCGCCCGGCTCGGCGGGGGTCAGCGGGTACAGCCCCTCGCGCAGGACGCCGTCCTCGGTGACCCCGCGGAAGTCGGCGAGGTACAGCGGCGTCCAGCCCTCGACCAGCCCGCCGGTGAAGGTGCCCGGCGTCCGGGCGTGCTCCCGGTAGGCGTAGGCGTCCAGCCCGCGGACGCCGGCCAGCCGCGGGTGGTCGTGCGGGAAGAGGTACCGGCGGAACTCACCGGACACCGCGGGCAGCCTCTCCCCGTGCGGAGTTCCCGACGACGGTGTTCCGCAGCACGCCCAGGTGGTCCACCTCGACCTCGACGACGTCGCCGGGTTGCAGCAGCCACGGCGGCGTCCGGGCGTAGCCGACCCCCGACGGCGTGCCGGTGGCCAGCAGGTCGCCGGGGCGCAGCGTGAACGTCCGGGAGATCAGGGAGAGGGTGTCGCCGACGGTGTAGACCATCTCGTCGGTGCGCCCGTCCTGGACGGTCTCGCCGTTGACCCGGGTCTGCACCCGCAGGCCCTCGCGCAGGTCGCCGACCTCGGCGGCCGGCACGAGCGGCCCGAGCGGGCCGGAGCGGTCGCCGTTCTTGCCGAGGATCCACTGGCTGGTCAGCTTCTGCGCCCGCCGCGAGGTGAGGTCGTTGAAGGTGGAGTAGCCGACGACGGCGGCCAGTGCGTCCTCGGGGGTGGCGTCGACCAGGGTGCTGCCCACGTAGGCCACCACCTCGCCCTCCCAGTCCAGCCCGTCCTCCTCGGCCGGCACCGGCACCTCGGCGCCGTCCACGGTGAGCGAGGCGGTCCAGCGGGCGAACAGCGTCGGGTAGGGCGGGATCTCCTGGCCGGCGAAGCTGCCCTCGGCGACGTGCTTGAGGTAGTTCAGCCCGATGCAGACCACCCGGGCGCCGGGCAGCACCGGCGGCACGAACTCGACGTCGGCCGCAGCGAGCGTCTCCCCGCCGGGCTCGCGGGACAGGTGCCCGGCGGCGTCGGTCCAGAAGTCCTCCAGTCCGGCCACGACGGTGACCGAGGCGCCGTCGTCGGAGAGCGCGGCGACCTGCACCCCGCCGCCGTCCCGGCGGATGCCGACTGTCCTCATGCCCGGTCTCCTTCGTCGATCAGGTGGCGCCGCAGGAAGGCGACGGTGCGGGCCAGCGCGTCGGTGGCCGCGTCCGGGGCGCCGAGCCACATGTGGTCGGCGCCGTCGTAGGTGTGCAGCTGCACGTCGGGCAGCAGTCCGGCCAGCCGCTCGCTCTGCACGCAGGGGACGAACCGGTCGGCCCGGCCGTGCAGCAGCAGGAACGGCGGTGCGCTGGGGGAGGCGTGTGTGAGTGGGCCGGCCTGCGCGGCCAGCTCGGGGACGGTGGACACCGGCGCACCGAGCAGCTGCGCCTCGCGGCTGTCCGGGGCGGCGGGGTCGTTGCCGATGTCGGTCGCCACCGCCGCGACGTCGCTCGGTGCGTACCAGGCGGCCACGGCGGAGACCGCGGACGACGGGCCGGTGACGCCGACCTCGCCCTCGAGGGCGGGGTCGGTCACCAGGCCCAGCAGCTCGGCCAGGTGGCCGCCGGCCGACTCCCCCCAGGCGGCGACCCGGTCGGCGTCGACCCCCAGCTCGGCGGCGCGGGAGCGCAGCCACCGGACGGCGGCCTTGGCGTCGTGCAGCTGCGCCGGCCACACCGCCTCCCCCGACAGCCGGTAGTCGACGCTGGCCACGGCGACCCCGGCCTGGGCGACGGCCTCGAACGGCGTCGGGTCCGCCTCCCGGTAGGCCGGCCCCGCGCTGCGCCGGCTGCCCAGCCGCCACCCGCCGCCGTGCAGGAACACCACGACCGGTGCCGGGCCGTCCTCGGCCGGGAGGTACAGGTCGAGCTCGAGCGGCCGGGCGCCGGGCAGTGCCGCGAAGGGCACGCCGGACAGCACCCGGACGCCGCCGGCCCCGGTGCGGGGCGGGGGCAGGGGCGCCTCGTGGGCGGGTGGTGGGAGCGGGAGGGCAGGCGTGGGCACGGGTCTCCTCAGGGCGCGCTCCCGCAGCCGAGGGGGCCTCGGCTGCGGGGGAGGTGCGGTGGGCGGCGCGGGTCAGGCGGTGGGCTCGGGCCACTCGAAGTCGCGCATGAACTGCATGTTGTGCTGCTGCGCCGCGGCCTGCATGCGCGGGAAGTCCGGGATGAACGGCGGCTGGTCCGGGGCCGTGGAGTCGGTCGGGGTGCCCATGTGCTGGAAGAACCGCTCGAAGCCGCCGGACAGCGTGCCCATCATCCGGGCGTCCTCGACGATCTGGTACGCGTGGGCGAAGCCGGCCGGCACGTAGCCGAAGTCCCCGGGGGTGAGCAGCTGCGACTGCTTGGCGCCCTCGGCGTCCTGGAAGAACAGCCGCACCTTGCCCTCGAGCACGTAGAACGTCTCGTGGGTCTCGTTGTGCGAGTGGGTGGGGATGACGTCGCCGGCGGGGGAGGCGCTGGTGATGATGCCGAACTGGTTGCCGGTCTCGTCGCCGGAGAGCAGCACGGTGAACACGTCGCCGAACAGCTTGGCGTGCTCGCCCTCGCCGCTGCGGAGCACGTAGGGCTGCGGCTTGCCGGGCAGCACGCCCTGCCACTGCGGGCCCTTCGCGGGGTCGATCAGGTACTCGAAGCTCATGGGGTGCTCCCGGTTCGGTGTCGACGTTGACGGTGCCGAGCCTCGGTGACCGGTGTCACCGCGGCCCAGCGAGCTGCCATTGGGCGGCAGGCGGATCAGGCGAGGCCGTTGCGCTTCGCGACGTCGCCCAGCCAGGCCAGGCTCGGCTTGGGGGTGCGGGCGAACGTCTCCCGGTCGACGGCGACCAGACCGAAGGTGGGTGCGAAGCCGAGCATCCACTCGAAGTTGTCCAGCAGGCTCCAGTGCACGTAGCCGCGCACGTCGGCGCCGTCGGCGATCGCCTCGGCCAGGCCGCGGAGCGCGTCGGTGGTGAAGGCGATCCGGTCGGCGTCGTCGGCGGTGGCGATGCCGTTCTCGGTGACGATCAGCGGGGTCTCCGGCAGCACCGAGGACGCGTACCGGATCGCCGCACCGAGGGCCTCCGGCCGGCGCTCCATGCCGTGGGCCAGGGTCTGCCGGTCGGCAGGCGGGGCGATCAGCCCGTCGGTGCCGAACCGCTGGGCCGTGTAGATCTGCAGCCCGACGAAGTCGTCGCCGGCGGCGGCGTGCAGGAACTGGTCCATCATCGCGGCGCGCGCCGTCTGCAGGTGCTCCTGGCCGCCCTCGTCGATGTACTCCAGCCCCACCAGGGTCATCCCCGCCGGCGCGGACCCGGCGCCCCGGAGCACCTCCATGCTGCGGCGGTGCAGGCCGATCAGCGCCTCCGCGACGCCCTGGTCGGGCACCGGCAGGCCCCGGATCTCCTCACCGCGGCGGGCCATCGCGCCGATCACCGGCTGCACCGCCATCAGGTTCGGCTCGTTGATCGTGGCCACGTACTCGGCGTCGGCGACGGCCGGCAGGGCGAGCTCGGTGAACCGGGCGACCCGGTCACCGGCCTTCGGCCCGGTCCAGCCGCCGTCGTGCATCATCCAGCGCGGCATCGTGAAGTGGACCAGCGTGGCGATCGGGGCCAGCCCTCGGTCCCGGCAGCCGTCGACGATCCGGCGGTAGTGGTCCAGCGCCGCGCGGGAGACCTCGCCCTCGGCCGGCTCGATCCGGCTCCACTCCAGGCTGAACCGGTAGGTGGTGAGCCCGGCCCCGGCGACCAGGTCGAGGTCGTCGGACCACCGGTGCCACGAGTCGCAGGCGTCGCCGCTGGGCTCCGCGAAGGGGGAGTGCGGCGCGTGCTCCATCTCCCAGTGGTCGTTGTTCACGTTGCCGCCCTCGACCTGGTGCGCGGCGGTGGCCGTCCCCCAGAGGAAGCCGTCGGGGAACTGTGCAGGTGCGGTCATGCCGCCACCTCC is from Modestobacter marinus and encodes:
- a CDS encoding DUF3500 domain-containing protein yields the protein MSGEFRRYLFPHDHPRLAGVRGLDAYAYREHARTPGTFTGGLVEGWTPLYLADFRGVTEDGVLREGLYPLTPAEPGEEAPVAAMVAAAADLLAALDDDGRARISSPVDAVEWQTWANPEFMQFDTGLRLEFQPAQVRAKALALVRASLSPEGADLVHAMMLINGFLGEVVDLPTVLGEWSYNIALYGDPDLRAPWGWQLFGHHAAVNCLVVEGRMSLSPVFLGAEPDEIDEGPHAGTASPFGERIAAGLAVMAALPPEQRAAATTYREMVDPAMPPGRVHPGDERHLAGAFQDNRVIPLEGVPVAGMPPEAQHEVLRIVEQFVGLLPEGPRRARLREVAEHLDETWFSWIGGHSPGDVFYYRVQSPVLIAELDHHCGVFLDYSTPQPFHVHTVLRTPHGNDYGRAWVRQWQAAHGS
- a CDS encoding fumarylacetoacetate hydrolase family protein, producing the protein MRTVGIRRDGGGVQVAALSDDGASVTVVAGLEDFWTDAAGHLSREPGGETLAAADVEFVPPVLPGARVVCIGLNYLKHVAEGSFAGQEIPPYPTLFARWTASLTVDGAEVPVPAEEDGLDWEGEVVAYVGSTLVDATPEDALAAVVGYSTFNDLTSRRAQKLTSQWILGKNGDRSGPLGPLVPAAEVGDLREGLRVQTRVNGETVQDGRTDEMVYTVGDTLSLISRTFTLRPGDLLATGTPSGVGYARTPPWLLQPGDVVEVEVDHLGVLRNTVVGNSARGEAARGVR
- a CDS encoding alpha/beta hydrolase; this encodes MPTPALPLPPPAHEAPLPPPRTGAGGVRVLSGVPFAALPGARPLELDLYLPAEDGPAPVVVFLHGGGWRLGSRRSAGPAYREADPTPFEAVAQAGVAVASVDYRLSGEAVWPAQLHDAKAAVRWLRSRAAELGVDADRVAAWGESAGGHLAELLGLVTDPALEGEVGVTGPSSAVSAVAAWYAPSDVAAVATDIGNDPAAPDSREAQLLGAPVSTVPELAAQAGPLTHASPSAPPFLLLHGRADRFVPCVQSERLAGLLPDVQLHTYDGADHMWLGAPDAATDALARTVAFLRRHLIDEGDRA
- a CDS encoding quercetin 2,3-dioxygenase encodes the protein MSFEYLIDPAKGPQWQGVLPGKPQPYVLRSGEGEHAKLFGDVFTVLLSGDETGNQFGIITSASPAGDVIPTHSHNETHETFYVLEGKVRLFFQDAEGAKQSQLLTPGDFGYVPAGFAHAYQIVEDARMMGTLSGGFERFFQHMGTPTDSTAPDQPPFIPDFPRMQAAAQQHNMQFMRDFEWPEPTA
- a CDS encoding glycoside hydrolase family 1 protein; the encoded protein is MTAPAQFPDGFLWGTATAAHQVEGGNVNNDHWEMEHAPHSPFAEPSGDACDSWHRWSDDLDLVAGAGLTTYRFSLEWSRIEPAEGEVSRAALDHYRRIVDGCRDRGLAPIATLVHFTMPRWMMHDGGWTGPKAGDRVARFTELALPAVADAEYVATINEPNLMAVQPVIGAMARRGEEIRGLPVPDQGVAEALIGLHRRSMEVLRGAGSAPAGMTLVGLEYIDEGGQEHLQTARAAMMDQFLHAAAGDDFVGLQIYTAQRFGTDGLIAPPADRQTLAHGMERRPEALGAAIRYASSVLPETPLIVTENGIATADDADRIAFTTDALRGLAEAIADGADVRGYVHWSLLDNFEWMLGFAPTFGLVAVDRETFARTPKPSLAWLGDVAKRNGLA